AAAAATAGCTGACTGGCGTAGCAGGGAACGATAAGAAGCAAAAGACTTCGTTTTATCAATGACCACAGTGAAGTACCAGTCGGTATGAGGTACTTTCTGAACAGATAAGAATGCTTCCGAGTTATCAATAACCGTTTCTTCGAATGAACTATTCAAGGACATCGATTTAATTTTATGTGCATTGAGGTTATTCGAGATATTTGAAACTGACTGTAGAGTTAGGTTTCGGTTTTTATGCGCAACAATATTGCCATTACCGTCCACCAAGAAAGCATAAACCCCTGGTTGTTCAATGCTTACAATGTCATCAACCAATTGGTTTAGGTTTAAGTCGGCACCGATAACACCAGAGAATCCATTTGTATTAAAAGGAGAAGAAATAGTTACGACAAGATCATTGGTTGCCACATCAATATAAGGTTCAGTGACAACAGTTTTACCTTGAGCCATTGTTTCTTTATACCAGGAGCGAGTTCTTGGGTCATAGCCTGCAGGTACAGGAAGATCGACACCTTGTAAGAATCGACCATCAGATAATCCGGCATAAGCGATTTGAAATTGACCAGCATTGGTACTTTGAGTGAAGTAACTCGTTGGATCGTCAGAGTATTTGAATGCATCTTTGGCGGCATTAACGACGTTAATACGACCTTCAATCCACTTTTCAATACCGGCAACATTTGATGAAGTGAGCGTATCAGCATATTGCTGAATAGAGCGGTATGTCTCGTTAAGTAGTTGTTTACCCGTAATATAAGTTTGAATCATGGTCATTGTAAAAATAATGACGACAAAAATTAGCGTCAGTTTATTTTTAATCGATATGCTGTTAAGACTCATTTTTAATGGTACTCCATATTAATCAGCAAGGTTTTTTTGCGAGATTACCAGTACGCTATACGCTGGTAAAGCTATTTATGAAACCTTGCTAATAATATGAGTACCTTATGCAATCGAGAGCTAAGCTCTTTAGTGCATTTTCATGTAAGCCTAAGAGTTGATACTAAAACCCAAACTTAGCTGACATTAAGATTTGGTGACCATAAGTACCGTTGTTACGAAAGTCGAGACCAAGTGAAAGTTGATCTGTTGAATGGAATCGACCGCCAAAACCAACTACCGAGTTTGTGCCATCGTTATCTATCAATTGACCTAGGCGAGCATTAACTTCTACACCAGCCATTAACCAAGCTCTAACACCTAGGTTAATCTCTGTTTTAAAAGCATCGTCTTTACTACTGTCTGAGTCATACTTGATGTTATGAAGCAGCATTTGACCATACACATCAGCAAACTGACCGGCAGGACCATTAAACCCTATACCACCCGCAAGATCCCAATCTCCATCAAACCCACTATCAAAACGACCTATAAAATGCGTATTTTCAGTAAAGTAAGTGGTAAATTCACCGCCAAATGTACTTGGGCTAGCCCCCATGCGAACTTCAAAGGCGTTGTAGTTAAAATTATTTGCCGAGACCGAAAATGAACTCAATACAGCTAATCCAATTAGCAACTGTTTGTTAGTTATGCCAAACATGGGAACTCCAAAAAATATAATTGTTTGCATTATAATACAAAAAGGTCTGCAAAATGCAGACCATATTTTAAAGAGTACAAATAAATAGATGAATTAAATCAGTAATTCATACTCCCACTAAAGAACTTGGATATGATCTACTTCAATCTCAGGTGTCTTACCACCTTCGTATTCACCAAATATTCTAATACTTGTATCTGCTGTTAACGGTTGAAGCAATTGAATGTCATCATCCAGTTCAATTTGTATTTCACTGCTTCCGTCAGAAAATACGAAAGTGTCTTTATTAATTTGGCGAACTATCTTCCCGTCAACAACCGCATCTTTTTCGGTGAACATACCGGTATCAGCCAGTAATGACTCAATAGATATAGCTTCTACAGGACCTGTATAGGTAACATTATTTGAATCATTACGGTCATGCTCAACACCTGCGAAAGCAAGAGTAGGTGCAAGAATGATAGTTGAAGCGATAGCAATAATTGTCTTTTTCATAATAAATCCTATTTTGTTTGTTCGTTTAATGAAACGTTTTGTTTCGATGGAGCTATTAAACAACACTCAGATTGAATCTAGAGTGAGTAAGACATTCATTTTCCATTCATTTTATTGAGCAACTACATGATATGGCGGTAAGATAGAGGTTCAGTTTGTAAGGAATTCAGATCAATGCTCACACCTCTCGACGCCCTTATGGTTCAAGGGACAACATCAGATGCCGGAAAAAGTGTTCTAGTGGCAGGCTTATGCCGCGTTTTAGCAAGGAGAGGGATAAAAGTCGCCCCTTTCAAACCACAAAACATGGCACTAAATAGTGCGGTAACATCAGATGGTGGTGAAATAGGTCGAGCACAAGCGGTTCAAGCACAAGCGTGTAATGTCGAGCCAACCGTTCATATGAACCCTGTCTTGTTAAAGCCAAACTCAGACACTGGGGCACAAGTGATTCTACAAGGCAAAGCCTTAAGTAATATGGAAGCAACGGGTTACCATGATTACAAAAAGGTAGCCATGAATACCGTAATGGATTCATTCAAACGTTTAACTGATGATTTTGAAAGTGTGATGATTGAAGGAGCCGGCAGCCCCGCTGAAATTAACCTTCGAGAAAATGACATCGCCAATATGGGATTTGCTGAAGAGGCAGATGTACCTGTAATCATAGTTGCGGATATTGATAGAGGCGGTGTATTTGCACATTTGTATGGCACATTAGAGCTCTTATCTGAGTCTGAACAAAATAGAGTGAAAGGCTTTGTTATTAATCGCTTTAGAGGTGATATAGCACTTCTTCAGTCAGGTTTAGATTGGCTAGAAGATAAGACCGGCAAACCTGTTATTGGTGTACTTCCTTATCTGCATGGTTTTAATTTGGAAGCTGAGGATGCTATTACTTCTGAGCAAGTATCTGGAAGCCATATAAAATTAAATGTGGTTGTTCCCGTGTTAACACGCATCAGTAACCATACTGACTTTGATACTTTACGCCTTAACCCTGATATTAATCTTCGTTATGTGGGCAAGGGTGAACCTTTAAACAATGCCGATTTGATTATAATTCCTGGAACTAAGTCAGTGAGAGCTGATCTTGAATATCTTAAAAGCCAAGGTTGGGACAAAGATATACAAAGGCATATTCGCTTAGGTGGAAAAGTGATAGGCATCTGCGGAGGATATCAAATACTTGGGAATATAATTGATGATCCAGATGGTGTTGAAGGGGCGCCGGGGAGTAGTTCAGGCTTAGGTTATTTAGATATTGATACCGTATTAACACAACAAAAAACATTAACAAAAAGTTCGGGTACTTTGACGTTAAATGGTAATACCCAAACAGTCGATGGCTATGAAATTCATGTAGGATTAACGCAGGTTAAAATGGAGTCTCCGGTAATGCTCAATTCAGGCACACCTGACGGAGCGGTTAGCCAATGCAACCAGATCTTTGGTACTTATTTGCATGGTCTCTTTGATAGCAGTGAAGCACTCAATTTAATTTGCGAGTGGGCTGGTGCAAAAGATATTGCTGAAATAGACCATCAAGAATTAAAAGAGATAGGGATCAATCGAATTGCCGATGCGATCGAAAAATATATGGATTTATCCTTATTGTGGCCTGAACTAAACTTCGAAAGGAAATAGACGATGAAAACGTTTTGCGTCTTTCTGTTTAGCTTGCTGTTGTCCACGACAGCGTTCGCAGGTGAAAAGCTTAGAATTTACGCCGCGTCATCAATGACAAATGCAACGAATGCTTTAATAGAAGGTTTTCAGAAGAAGCATCCGGTAGACATTACTCCGGTTTACGCCAGTACTTCATCTTTAGTTCGCCAAATTGAAAGAGGGGCGCCTGCTGATATTTTTATCTCTGCAAATGAAGCATGGATGGATTATTTAATCGATAGCAGTATTGTACTGAGTGACAATGTCACAAGTTTATGTGAGAACGAACTAGTACTAATCGCCCCCAATGATTCTTCACTTGACCCGCAAATAAGCCTGAACCAGTCATTTGATATTCAGTCGAAAGATGAGTGGAAAAAAAATCTTCTTGGAGAGCGCCTTGCCATAGGTAATGTTAAGTCAGTGCCTGCTGGTATCTATGCAAAAGAAGCATTAGAGTCTTTGAGGGTGTGGAGTGACGTTGAAAGGCGTCTTGCTCCAACAAATAATGTACGGATGGCACTCGCACTAGTTGAGCGGGGTGAAGCGGCAATGGGAGTTGTATATAAAACGGATGCGATTTTATCTGATCAAGTACAAATCATAGCTACCTTCAGTCAGGATTCTCACTCGGCAATCCGTTACCCTGTAGCAAAGATATCCAATTCGAAGATGGCTAAAAACTTTTATGCCTACCTCAATAGTTCTGAAGCAATCAGTATCTTAAATAGTTTTGGTTTTAAAACGCTTAAATGATGTATTTATCTGAATATGAATATCAGGCATTACTCTTGAGCTTAAAGGTCGCTGGTTTTGCGATTCTTTGGCTTATTCCCATTGGAATATCACTTGCTTGGTTAATGGCTAAAAAGCAATTTATTGGCAAGAGCTTGTTAGAAAGCTTAATTCATTTACCACTTGTTTTACCTCCAGTCGTCATTGGTTATTTATTGTTGATCGTAATGGGAAGGAAAGGTGTCGTTGGAGAGTGGCTCTATGATGTTTTCGGCATTGTCTTTAGTTTCAGTTGGAAAGGGGCCGTCCTCGCTTGTATTGTCGTTGCTTTGCCGTTGATGGTTCGCTCTATTCGGCTTAGTCTGGAAACCGTGGACAGCAAATTAGAAGAGGCAGCTGCAACACTTGGAGCTTCACCTTTAAAGGTCTTTTTTACCATAACACTCCCACTGATGCTTCCTGGAATAATCACAGGCACTATGTTGTCATTTGCAAGAAGCTTAGGTGAATTTGGCGCGACAATTAGTTTTGTTTCAAATATTCCAGGTGAGACACAAACTATACCTCTTGCAATGTATACCTTTATTGAGACTCCAGGATCAGAGTTGGAAGCCGCACGACTATGCGTGATTTCGATAGTCATAGCATTGAGCTCATTATTGCTTTCGGAATGGCTAACTCGTAAGTCATCAAAAAGACTTGGAGGGGCATCATGAGCTTTATCACTTTAAGATATCAACAAATCCTAGGTGAAACTGAGTTTGATATTGATATTGAACTACCAAGCACGGGGATTACCGCAATATTTGGTCGTTCTGGTGCAGGTAAAACCTCTTTAATCAATGTTATTAGCGGTCTTAAGAAACCAGATTCTGGGTTAATTGATATTGCAGGGCATAGGGTTTTTGATAGTGAAAAATCGATTAATTTGCCTATCCACAAACGCAATGTAGGGTATGTTTTTCAAGAGTCTCGCCTTTTTCCACATATGAAAGTGGAGGCGAATCTTAAATACGGCATAAAGACTGTTGATAAAGAACATTTTGATCAAATAGTCAATTTACTTGCACTCGAAGATATTCTTGGTAGGTATCCAATGCGTCTTTCTGGAGGGGAGAAGCAACGTGTCGCCATTGGACGTGCACTTTTATCTAAACCAAATATCTTATTAATGGATGAACCTTTAGCTTCGTTAGATTTACCCAGAAAAAGAGAAGTCATGCCGTTTCTAGAGAACCTTGCAGAAACAGTAAATATTCCAATTTTGTATGTGACCCATAGTTTGAATGAAATCCTTCGATTGTCTAATCACCTTGTCATTATTGATCAAGGCAAAGTAGTATCTTCAGGTGCAACAGAGACGGTTTGGTCTTCTAGAACGATGAGCCCATGGCAATCATTTTCTGAACAAAGTTCCTTATTCGAAGGAACCGTTATTGAGCATAATTCTGAGTATGGGTTATCCAAACTTAAGTTGTCTGAATCGACGTCTTTATGGGTTCAACAGGTCGACAATGTGCGCGGCACTTCAGTAAGGTTACAAGTCAGAGCGAATGATGTTTCTATCACGCTTGAAAAGCCCTCTAACACCTCTATAAGAAATATCTTACCCGCAGTAATATGTAGAGTAGAAACCCAGCAGAAAGGCGCTCATAAACAAAGTGTGTCAGTTGAATTAGAGCTTGATGAAGGCTGTTACCTTTGGGCAACAATCACACTATGGGCTTTGGATGAGCTTAATCTCACCATTGGGCAATGCGTCTACGCTCAAGTTAAAGGTGTGAGTGTAACTCAAAGAGATATAGCCGTTACTCATTAGAGTAAAAGAGGCTTAGAGTTATTTTTGTTGTCTAGCGGTGAATATTAGCATTAACAAAAAAGCCGCTGAATGCGATATTCAACGGCTTTGGTTTGTCAGAATTAATTGTTAACTCTTAACAGAAATGGAAACGAAAGTAGAGGGCTATAAGCCAATCTATTATTTCGTGAACACTTCCTTAAAATCAGTTTTCAAGATTGGATCACGACGAGCTTTTTTGATTTGTTTAACCATGTCTTTCACACAGTTGTGTAAAACTTGATCAAGCAACTGCGCGCGGTACTCTTCTTTTTCTTCATCTGTCATGCCTTCAGGTAACTTAAGAGTAGGGAACTCTTCCATTACGTTTACGCCGGCAAAAGACTGGCTAACAGTAATTAGCGCATGAAACTGTTCAAAGTTATCAAGAACATTTTGTGCACTTGCTGGCAGAGTGTCCCATGCTTCACGTACTGCTTCTTCAGACACTTCGTGAATAGAAGTAACCATGTGGTGCATCTCTTTTGGTACTTCATCAAATTCGATAACTTGGCGAAGTTCAGGTGAGATAGTGGTTAAATCAACTTCTTGTTGTTCGTTGTTTGTAGCGTCTGACATAGTATTTCTCTTCAAAAAGAAACAATGCTAAAAAAATCTGTAAAAAAGTCAATCAAATATAGTAATTAGTGCATGAATTAGAGCGGTTTTTCATATACTTTGGAGTATTCGGTAACCTGCAGGGGATAAGAATGACAGGTAAAGGTTCTTCTATGCGCATTTTATTAGTGGATGATGTTCAGTTGGATAGAATGCAGCTGGCTATTCGACTCAAACAATTAGGGCACGATGTTGAAGCTGTTTCTAGTGGTAAGGAAGCATTATCTTTGTATTCCCAATTCGATCCAGAGCTAGTTTTACTTGATATCAGCATGCCCGAGATGGATGGCTTTGAAGTTGCGAACCAAATACGTAAAACATTCCCTGAGTGGGTTCCTATAATCTTTTTGAGTGGTCACGAAGAACCAGAAATGATCGCACAAGCAATAGATGCTGGTGGTGATGATTACCTTATAAAGCCAGTTAACAAAGTTGTATTGAACTCTAAACTCATTGCAATGCAGAGAATTGCATATATGCGAAGAGAGTTGAAACAGACAAGCGCAAAACTTGAAGAATTGAACACACTCCTTCAATTACAGGCGAATGAAGATGGTTTAACCAAAATTTATAACCGTCGTTTTATGGATACAAAACTTGAAGAAGTATTGGCATTACATGGAAGACGTAAAGCCTCAATGACTTTAATTTTACTTGATGTGGATTTCTTTAAACCTTACAACGATAATTATGGGCACATTCAAGGCGATAAGTGCTTACAAAACTTAGCGACCACGTTAAATCACTTATTTGAACGAGCTGGCGAGTATGTGGGTCGATACGGAGGTGAGGAGTTTGTCATCATCATCAGCGACAGCGATATTCAGTGTGCATCAAAGCATGCTTTTCGGATTCAAAATGAAATTCATAATATGAATGACAAGCACGATCATTCAAGTGTTTCAGATAGAATCACGTTGTCACAAGGCGTTATTTCTTTTGAACCCAAAGGTTCGGAATCATTAAATGAGGTCTATGAAGCCGCCGATAAAGCTTTGTACCAAGCGAAGCAAAACGGTCGTAATACCTATGTTTGCGGATCATTTAAATAGAGCTACTATTTTTAATTAGGCGTGGTGGCTAACAAGGCGGTTTCTGCCTGCCTTTTTCGCTCCATACAAGGCATTATCTGCGAGTTTTATTACTTCTTCTGGTTGACGCGTTGTGCTGCTGTCTGCCACACCAATACTTACGGTAACATTCACAATTTTAGATGTTGGAGCAACTTTTCCACGTTTTTTTATTCCAGTTTCGTCATTTTCGGGTCTTGACTGACTATTACGAATCGTCATGTCGTAGCTTTCAATATCATGAATTAAGTCTTCAAGGTGTTCTTTGACTTGATGAGCCTGTTTGCCTTTGAAAATTATAGTAAATTCCTCACCGCCATATCGATAAGCCTTAGCGCCTCCAGACGTTAATTTTAAGCGGCTAGCGACTAACTTCAGAACATCATCACCAGTGTCATGACCATAGGTATCATTGAATGACTTAAAGTGGTCAATATCAACCATAGCCATCGTATATTTCCGTCCTAAATGCTTCATGTCGACTTCTAGCGCATGCCTTCCCGGGATATCAGTCAATTGGTCATTAAACGCCAATGCGTGGCTTGCAGACATCACATAAACAATAATGAGTATCCCTGAAAGCGAGAACATAGTGCTTGATATGTACTGGATGTGAAAGAAAACAAATGTAGTTGAAGCTAGCAGAATTGAGCTGTAAACGACAACGTCAATAGGACGATTATGAAGTAATACCAAAATGGAGGTTAAGCCAGATAAACCTAAGCCATATAGGACTAAAATCAAAGGAAGTTTGGAGATAGTAGGGACAGTAAATAACACACCTTCACTCCAAGTCTCAAAGCCACCGTCATTGAAGTGATTAAGGATAAGCTGAGACCAAATAATGAAAAGCAATAAGATGCTGACATATAGAGCAATGCTTTTAGAATCTACGCCTGTATCTGGAAAGGCGTAAACCAACAAACAAGCCACTGGGAGTAATGTCACCAGAAGAGACAGTTCAAGAAGAGTTGTTCCGCTGTGTAAAGGGGTCTGCAAACGGTATTGTATAATGCTATAGGCTGTAAGCATTGCCAAAGACACCATTGC
This Vibrio gallaecicus DNA region includes the following protein-coding sequences:
- a CDS encoding YgiW/YdeI family stress tolerance OB fold protein; this translates as MKKTIIAIASTIILAPTLAFAGVEHDRNDSNNVTYTGPVEAISIESLLADTGMFTEKDAVVDGKIVRQINKDTFVFSDGSSEIQIELDDDIQLLQPLTADTSIRIFGEYEGGKTPEIEVDHIQVL
- a CDS encoding cobyric acid synthase, with translation MLTPLDALMVQGTTSDAGKSVLVAGLCRVLARRGIKVAPFKPQNMALNSAVTSDGGEIGRAQAVQAQACNVEPTVHMNPVLLKPNSDTGAQVILQGKALSNMEATGYHDYKKVAMNTVMDSFKRLTDDFESVMIEGAGSPAEINLRENDIANMGFAEEADVPVIIVADIDRGGVFAHLYGTLELLSESEQNRVKGFVINRFRGDIALLQSGLDWLEDKTGKPVIGVLPYLHGFNLEAEDAITSEQVSGSHIKLNVVVPVLTRISNHTDFDTLRLNPDINLRYVGKGEPLNNADLIIIPGTKSVRADLEYLKSQGWDKDIQRHIRLGGKVIGICGGYQILGNIIDDPDGVEGAPGSSSGLGYLDIDTVLTQQKTLTKSSGTLTLNGNTQTVDGYEIHVGLTQVKMESPVMLNSGTPDGAVSQCNQIFGTYLHGLFDSSEALNLICEWAGAKDIAEIDHQELKEIGINRIADAIEKYMDLSLLWPELNFERK
- the modA gene encoding molybdate ABC transporter substrate-binding protein, whose amino-acid sequence is MKTFCVFLFSLLLSTTAFAGEKLRIYAASSMTNATNALIEGFQKKHPVDITPVYASTSSLVRQIERGAPADIFISANEAWMDYLIDSSIVLSDNVTSLCENELVLIAPNDSSLDPQISLNQSFDIQSKDEWKKNLLGERLAIGNVKSVPAGIYAKEALESLRVWSDVERRLAPTNNVRMALALVERGEAAMGVVYKTDAILSDQVQIIATFSQDSHSAIRYPVAKISNSKMAKNFYAYLNSSEAISILNSFGFKTLK
- the modB gene encoding molybdate ABC transporter permease subunit, with the protein product MMYLSEYEYQALLLSLKVAGFAILWLIPIGISLAWLMAKKQFIGKSLLESLIHLPLVLPPVVIGYLLLIVMGRKGVVGEWLYDVFGIVFSFSWKGAVLACIVVALPLMVRSIRLSLETVDSKLEEAAATLGASPLKVFFTITLPLMLPGIITGTMLSFARSLGEFGATISFVSNIPGETQTIPLAMYTFIETPGSELEAARLCVISIVIALSSLLLSEWLTRKSSKRLGGAS
- the modC gene encoding molybdenum ABC transporter ATP-binding protein ModC, with product MSFITLRYQQILGETEFDIDIELPSTGITAIFGRSGAGKTSLINVISGLKKPDSGLIDIAGHRVFDSEKSINLPIHKRNVGYVFQESRLFPHMKVEANLKYGIKTVDKEHFDQIVNLLALEDILGRYPMRLSGGEKQRVAIGRALLSKPNILLMDEPLASLDLPRKREVMPFLENLAETVNIPILYVTHSLNEILRLSNHLVIIDQGKVVSSGATETVWSSRTMSPWQSFSEQSSLFEGTVIEHNSEYGLSKLKLSESTSLWVQQVDNVRGTSVRLQVRANDVSITLEKPSNTSIRNILPAVICRVETQQKGAHKQSVSVELELDEGCYLWATITLWALDELNLTIGQCVYAQVKGVSVTQRDIAVTH
- a CDS encoding DUF3069 domain-containing protein, giving the protein MSDATNNEQQEVDLTTISPELRQVIEFDEVPKEMHHMVTSIHEVSEEAVREAWDTLPASAQNVLDNFEQFHALITVSQSFAGVNVMEEFPTLKLPEGMTDEEKEEYRAQLLDQVLHNCVKDMVKQIKKARRDPILKTDFKEVFTK
- a CDS encoding GGDEF domain-containing response regulator codes for the protein MTGKGSSMRILLVDDVQLDRMQLAIRLKQLGHDVEAVSSGKEALSLYSQFDPELVLLDISMPEMDGFEVANQIRKTFPEWVPIIFLSGHEEPEMIAQAIDAGGDDYLIKPVNKVVLNSKLIAMQRIAYMRRELKQTSAKLEELNTLLQLQANEDGLTKIYNRRFMDTKLEEVLALHGRRKASMTLILLDVDFFKPYNDNYGHIQGDKCLQNLATTLNHLFERAGEYVGRYGGEEFVIIISDSDIQCASKHAFRIQNEIHNMNDKHDHSSVSDRITLSQGVISFEPKGSESLNEVYEAADKALYQAKQNGRNTYVCGSFK
- a CDS encoding GGDEF domain-containing protein, translated to MTSSFVTSSIFRFFFPLLLLGVLLIGMNNVILVTNSNLGIASNLPYILLIVAGLLCHTFKQGRMAMVSLAMLTAYSIIQYRLQTPLHSGTTLLELSLLVTLLPVACLLVYAFPDTGVDSKSIALYVSILLLFIIWSQLILNHFNDGGFETWSEGVLFTVPTISKLPLILVLYGLGLSGLTSILVLLHNRPIDVVVYSSILLASTTFVFFHIQYISSTMFSLSGILIIVYVMSASHALAFNDQLTDIPGRHALEVDMKHLGRKYTMAMVDIDHFKSFNDTYGHDTGDDVLKLVASRLKLTSGGAKAYRYGGEEFTIIFKGKQAHQVKEHLEDLIHDIESYDMTIRNSQSRPENDETGIKKRGKVAPTSKIVNVTVSIGVADSSTTRQPEEVIKLADNALYGAKKAGRNRLVSHHA